A region of Panicum virgatum strain AP13 chromosome 8N, P.virgatum_v5, whole genome shotgun sequence DNA encodes the following proteins:
- the LOC120685537 gene encoding F-box/LRR-repeat protein At3g59190-like codes for MFDGMRKKAAGADCEDRISELPDALLHHVLSLLPVDEAVQTSVLARRWRQLWKGMPALRLVGPRTRFPSAEDFDRFVNRLIAARGDSPLASCEIVAYLTRDDYAGEPDEPEPNVQFQSWIQYALACRVRELKVVGDLVGSETELVVPLISQHLTSLDVHSVFLDKDFVDFSSCPVLEELKMLECGFWVQNVSFPSLKRMCLVECNFSEGYRVRISAPSVVSLRLDDCRGKTPLLESMPLLETASIDLSYGCKDQCRGCGGDESCEGCHGYPVGSYQSVLLNSLSNAVNLELKDQPKVYIYERDLESCPIFGRLKTLLLDMWCRTVDMHALVRILQHTPILEKLTLQLRSDENFLNAGRGERKHVRIAQSFVCAHLKEVNIECEEKLRVKDKVRQIVKILNRGGIRTEQISFKKIPRPEGYRFQVVSPRAFDDNWSGSGGD; via the exons ATGTTCGACGGAATGAGGAAgaaggcggcgggggcggactGCGAGGACCGCATCAGCGAGCTCCCGGACGCGCTGCTCCACCACGTGCTCTCCCTGCTGCCGGTGGACGAGGCCGTGCAGACGTCCGTGCTCGCCCGCCGGTGGCGGCAGCTCTGGAAGGGCATGCCCGCCCTGCGCCTCGTCGGTCCCAGGACGAGGTTCCCCAGCGCCGAGGATTTCGACAGGTTCGTCAACCGCCTCATCGCCGCCCGCGGCGATTCGCCTCTCGCCAGCTGCGAGATCGTTGCCTACCTTACCAGGGATGATTACGCCGGGGAGCCTGACGAGCCCGAGCCGAACGTACAATTCCAGTCGTGGATCCAGTACGCTCTGGCGTGCAGGGTTCGGGAGCTCAAAGTTGTCGGCGACCTTGTTGGCTCCGAGACGGAGCTCGTCGTGCCTCTCATCTCCCAGCACCTGACGAGCTTGGATGTTCACTCGGTGTTCTTGGACAAAGATTTTGTGGATTTCTCAAGCTGCCCTGTGTTAGAGGAGTTGAAGATGCTGGAGTGCGGCTTTTGGGTGCAGAACGTGTCATTTCCTTCGCTGAAGCGTATGTGTCTTGTTGAGTGCAACTTCTCCGAGGGTTACCGCGTTCGTATTTCTGCACCTAGTGTTGTTTCGCTGCGCCTTGATGATTGTAGAGGCAAGACTCCTTTGCTTGAAAGCATGCCGCTGCTTGAAACAGCGTCCATTGACCTTTCGTATGGGTGCAAGGATCAGTGTCGGGGTTGTGGTGGTGATGAAAGCTGTGAAGGTTGCCATGGCTATCCTGTTGGGAGTTATCAGAGCGTGCTTCTTAATAGTTTGTCCAATGCTGTCAATTTGGAGTTGAAAGATCAGCCTAAAGTG TATATCTACGAAAGGGATTTGGAATCCTGCCCCATATTTGGAAGATTAAAGACTCTTTTACTCGACATGTGGTGTAGGACTGTTGACATGCATGCACTAGTTCGCATTCTTCAGCACACGCCTATTCTTGAAAAACTCACTCTTCAGCTTCGCAGTGACGAG AACTTCTTAAATGCAGGCCGAGGTGAAAGAAAACATGTTCGCATTGCGCAATCATTTGTATGTGCACATCTTAAGGAAGTCAATATTGAATGTGAAGAAAAACTAAGGGTCAAGGATAAAGTCAGGCAAATTGTGAAGATCTTGAATAGAGGTGGCATACGTACTGAGCAAATCAGTTTCAAGAAGATCCCAAGGCCAGAAG GCTATCGTTTCCAAGTTGTATCACCTAGGGCCTTCGATGACAACTGGTCCGGTTCTGGTGGCGACTAA
- the LOC120685538 gene encoding uncharacterized protein LOC120685538 isoform X2, with protein sequence MVSAVGSASNHSPSSCLLSGNTMLPGNQSGKTNPIEAFNGNNDSSDNVSDQTNQAGSSRKDVTHLKRLPEKTGSKEKFSQHSSQDATVVNGLMESTLTSCRADSEASFKERNSMLSKLKANVECVVQSCQSRLTAVKSQYTKLLEEKDAVEAQKLEKISSLSQLSSLLDENNKAVAELEKIHEHLRQKGQKIKEEREHEQSELSRLEEEGRSIDKACDDARRLLSSILAELQPKLLNA encoded by the exons ATGGTATCAGCTGTAGGTTCTGCAAGCAACCATTCTCCCAGTTCTTGCCTGCTATCTGGTAACACGATGCTTCCTGGGAACCAAAGTGGAAAAACAAACCCTATAGAAGCATTTAATGGAAACAATGATTCCTCTGATAAT GTGTCAGATCAGACTAATCAAGCAGGTTCAAGTAGGAAGGATGTTACACATTTGAAAAGAT TGCCAGAAAAGACAGGATCCAAAGAAAAGTTTAGTCAGCATAGCTCACAGGATGCAACTGTAGTCAATGGCTTAATGGAAAGTACATTGACATCATGCAGAGCAGATAGTGAGGCATCATTTAAAGAGAGGAACAGTATGCTTTCCAAACTAAAGGCTAATGTTGAATGTGTTGTGCAAAGCTGCCAGAGTAGATTGACTGCGGTGAAATCTCAATATACCAAACTTCTTGAAGAAAAAGATGCAGTTGAAGCACAGAAGTTGGAGAAGATATCTTCCCTTAGCCAATTGAGTTCATTGCTTGATGAAAATAATAAGGCTGTAGCTGAGCTTGAGAAGATACATGAGCACCTTCGCCAGAAAGGACAGAAGATTAAGGAGGAGAGAGAGCATGAACAATCAGAGCTCTCAAGACTGGAAGAGGAGGGCAGAAGCATTGACAAAGCATGTGATGATGCCCGACGACTGCTTAGCAGCATCTTGGCTGAGCTGCAACCGAAGCTGCTAAATGCATGA
- the LOC120685538 gene encoding protein AGENET DOMAIN (AGD)-CONTAINING P1-like isoform X1 — translation MAAAPPPSPSPPRTSARGHRGRRPLAASAPTTSSMRSTSTAGAGGPASSSPAPPPPGAAESVTVAFPITREVITVPRHYVRPRRDYVGGEWVPSQTAIAIQPARAVRVYEAGEKIEAVRDREPYGSSWFPATVAKAVDGLSYVVEYSDEEEEGDKVMEYLHWQYIRPAVERHWAWEDGFQIAPGSAVEAYCNGAWSPGVVRGMSGEGDEYEVIVNGKEAEQVVIKVLELLRPRHEWDESLERCEY, via the coding sequence atggcggcggcgcccccgccgagTCCGTCGCCGCCTCGCACGTCCGCCCGCGgccaccgcggccgccgacccctcGCCGCTTCTGCACCCACGACGTCGTCGATGCGTTCCACTTCCACCGCAGGGGCTGGTGGTCCGGCGTCGTCTTCCCCTGCCCCGCCACCCCCCGGCGCTGCCGAGTCCGTCACCGTCGCGTTCCCCATCACCCGGGAGGTGATAACCGTCCCGCGCCACTATGTCCGCCCCCGCCGCGACTACGTCGGCGGCGAGTGGGTGCCCTCGCAGACCGCCATCGCCATCCAGCCGGCCCGCGCGGTCAGGGTCTACGAGGCCGGGGAGAAGATCGAGGCCGTGAGGGACCGGGAGCCGTATGGCAGCTCCTGGTTCCCTGCCACGGTGGCGAAGGCGGTCGATGGGCTTAGCTACGTTGTGGAGTATtccgatgaggaggaggaaggggataaggTGATGGAGTATCTGCATTGGCAGTACATCCGACCGGCCGTGGAGCGGCATTGGGCATGGGAGGACGGTTTCCAGATTGCGCCTGGCTCTGCggtggaggcgtactgcaacggGGCATGGTCTCCTGGGGTGGTGCGAGGAATGTCCGGGGAGGGTGATGAGTATGAGGTGATTGTCAatggcaaggaggccgagcaggtggtgatcaaggtgctggagttgctccGGCCGCGGCATGAGTGGGATGAGTCACTGGAGCGTTGCGAGTACTGA